The genomic interval CTGATATGACAATATGATTATCGTAAAAAGGCATAGCATATTATATACACATATAATGTCtttaaatatgtataaaaaattatgaaacataataaataaatatataattttaattttgcaaattcaaattaaaagcATTTCTATACATTAGTCTATaacttagaaaaaataaaaattacaaatcaCTATCATCATAAATTACTTCCTATTCTCTACAAATAGGAATAGTACCACGTTCATTCCTTTCTTGAGATCGAGAGGGGAGTTACTGCTTTTGAATCAATGGAGAGTAATGGTTCaatgttttttatattatacatgCTTTTATATCTTGCATGTAGCTAGCTACCAGATTTTCATACCTTTTTTAAGGGCTGCGAGATACTTAACAAATATGTATCAGTAAAACATCCAAAAATATTAGTATCGGACACATtgaattcatatatatataacagATTAAAGTGCTAGTCATTCATAGAATATaccaaacaaaaaataaatgagGATAGCAATTCCTCCTATAAATAGCGGGTGCTTATTAAAGAAACTTTTGgggaaacaaaaatatatatttcataaaaattattaactacGTATGTTTATAATGCAAAAAAACATGACAACAACTACAGATGAAATAAACCAGTGCTCATTCTCAGCATGTCTAATACAAACTTAAGGTGACATTAACATTGGCGATACTTATGGATTATGGTATAAAGGTTAAATCCACTTAAACAATTGGAAAAGGAGGCCAGCAATCCTAGACTTAAACAAACCTCAACTGAGCAGCAGTAAGAGCGAGCACAGCAGCATGAGAAAGTTGCATTGAATATATACGTATGTTTTGCAACCTAGGGCAACTTCTTCCCAAACCTTCAACCATGGTTGCAAGATCAGTGCTGTCCTTTTCTCGTTGAGAAAACATCAATGAAATCTCTCTCAACTGAGGACAATTAAAAACCTACCATTTCAGAGCATCAGTTAGTAACCAGAATTCACTCTAAGGCTAAGATCAAAGGGATATATCAAATTCAGAAATTGAGCATATCGCACAGAATTAAAAGATAGAAAAGTAATATTACCATCTTAGAAAGAGAGTACAGATCCGACAGCCAAATGGTAGAAAGACTAGAAGAACAAAGAAGGAAGCCTCCAAGGTTAGAACAACCTTCCATCTTAAGGCTTTTGAGACTCTTTTTATCGGCAACAAATCGACCTAACTCACTCCTGCATTGTTAAAGTTGCAGGACAGGCAAAGTTAATCGGTAAAGAGAAGCATCATATAGTTAAGTTTGCATATTTCCATATTACTACAAATTGTTTATAGCCTGTTTCGATACCTTTCAAAACTATCGttctaaaatgtatttaaagctcagttttttatattatttctttcaATGTCGCTCCTCTCGATCAACCAAATCTAAAACAAAAGAACCTTAAGGATTTACAAACACAAACTTAATTAATCAATCCACTACTAATACCAAATCTACAATTGTTAACTTtaataaaactcaaaatctgATTCCAAAACCCTATTTAGAATTcaagttatatataattttgtctCATTGAACCAAGCCAGAATCACGTGTTCACCACTTGTAAAATTTCACCTTACACAAGCTGAAAAATCTACTGTTcaacaactaaaaaaaaacacttttcatgGAAAACAAAGAACATATAAATAAAAGGGTTAGAAAGTTAAAAATACCCGGTGATTCGATTGACTGCAGAATCAGAAACCGAAATCTCCAAGAATGCCAAATTAGGGCACGAAAATGCAATGCAAGCCAGCATCGTCGAATCCACATCACTGCAACATCAAAAAACACAGTTTACAATATCAAgttaatacaaattattttacattttgttaaTTATAAGCACGATACTCTTTGATAGTTGTCCAAATTATAGTATGGTGTCCTTTGGAACAGACATTTTCTTCCGATTAATAAAATCACAACTTATGGATTCCAAAAGATCTTGCAACTCAGTGCAGACATAAATGAATCGATATTTCAAATTACACTGATCGATTTTCATTACTTCAGATaagttaaagaaataaataGAACTCAGACCTTTCCATTACAAGAGAGAGATTTACAATCCCCGGACACTTCTGCAACATCGACGCCACGAAACCCACCTGAACACTCGCCGGAACCCTAAGATTTAACTCCTCCGCTGCCTTCCACAAACTCCTCGTCATATCCCTCCAGCCTCTGGACACCTTAGCCGCCGTTAGGAGCCCCGACGGCGGAAGCCTCCTAAGTATGTCCCAAAGAACATTCCCCGGCAACCCAGACGAATCAAGATCATCCTCTTGGGACCACACAGAGGTGCACTCCGATGGATCGAGTCCGCAGGCTTCTTCGTGATCAAAGGAGAGAGCGCGACGGGGCTGGAGAGCAGAGCGGCGGGCGGCGGAGACAGATATAGAGGAAGGAGCGGATGCCACCACGGAGAGAGAGGAGTGGGAAGGGGTGGCGGAGGAGGAAGTGGCGGGGTTCCCGACGGTGCAGACATGGCCCTTCTTAGGGAGACCGCAACGACCGCAATTGTAGCTACCGCGTTTCTTGCCGAACTTTGCTTGGGAAGAGGCGGCGTGGGAAGGTGTGGGGTGAAATTGTTGCATGGTGTGAATTCTGTGAAGTAAGGTATCTTGGGAGAGACAGACACAGTGGAGGTCTTGAGATGTTAACATAAAAACAATGGTTTAGAGCGGGAGAGTTCGCGCCATATTTATTTCCCTCCTCTTCTTTGTTTTACTTTTTCTAAGGGGTATTCAGTCTAGttccaaaaataataaaaaatcttatCTGTATTTAAATCCGATTATGTTTCTTATTACTGTATTTATAGTTTTAACATTCTctcctataaaaaaattacataattttatatctaaatattataatacagatttttattatattttgtgcgaacaaaaatatattataaaatacaatacaatcacataatattaaaataatataatataagatatgtatatttacttttttgcaaaaataatgttaaaagaATTATGTGgtagttattttttaaagataaattatttatttgtttttgaaataaaaaagtttttcaattacttatcttattaaaaaaaatatagttatgaaagcataaaattatttaattcaaagataatattaaaagaaaatatcaaataatgtatatttttatattataaatgtaattttatatttattataattttttaaatatagagttaagttaatttatatttatattttcatatttacatTACACTATAAcatcttctctcttttttctttttaagataATCATTCTCGTAGTCACTTTCAATACTTTcttatgtatattttaaattggtatcaatttcataaattctaaattttcttttaattactcTCCCCTTAATAAAACtttatataatcataaaaaagtttttaaatctAGTTTTGTACTCTTTTTCCATTTA from Phaseolus vulgaris cultivar G19833 chromosome 1, P. vulgaris v2.0, whole genome shotgun sequence carries:
- the LOC137814263 gene encoding F-box/LRR-repeat protein 17-like; protein product: MLTSQDLHCVCLSQDTLLHRIHTMQQFHPTPSHAASSQAKFGKKRGSYNCGRCGLPKKGHVCTVGNPATSSSATPSHSSLSVVASAPSSISVSAARRSALQPRRALSFDHEEACGLDPSECTSVWSQEDDLDSSGLPGNVLWDILRRLPPSGLLTAAKVSRGWRDMTRSLWKAAEELNLRVPASVQVGFVASMLQKCPGIVNLSLVMESDVDSTMLACIAFSCPNLAFLEISVSDSAVNRITGSELGRFVADKKSLKSLKMEGCSNLGGFLLCSSSLSTIWLSDLYSLSKMVFNCPQLREISLMFSQREKDSTDLATMVEGLGRSCPRLQNIRIYSMQLSHAAVLALTAAQLRGLRMLSLVFGSEVTDASVAAIASSYPNLELLDLSGSSVSDSGISMICNVFSETLTRLLLAVCPNVTSSGIQFATAQLPHIEIMDCGMTICEPDSHNPIADENNHKPQKTSITNLHLTNQKLIIKHSCLKKLSLWGCSGLDALYLNCTQLKDLNLNSCRNLHPERLLLQCPSLENVHASGCHDMLTGAIQSQVCNAFTDLENPSTCKRLPNGSKRVRVPHLDNTESPDEETKRSRKKGRLCNVLLD